One window of the Oncorhynchus mykiss isolate Arlee chromosome 5, USDA_OmykA_1.1, whole genome shotgun sequence genome contains the following:
- the zgc:162472 gene encoding mucin-5AC isoform X9 codes for MLRRSRISVRPNVRPAGRGPAPASSQDTPPSQEAAVSQASEDLPQAGGQCVKDTTTTAVLEASTESTTPREDGKDPNGEASSSTPSAGLQRRKRFSVMPNLAKPRVAATPALTRSSPRTPKSPVRAGTETPAPTPEAPEAPSQTDSGPPQGMRSPRRRPSGGSRQAKGQPKPRPLSPASPGPTTTSLGNVAVENSSSSQQTLQAAGKDCIQSDLLKKTPIIKVPSTPLEMVPSSSLPDKEGISVSERAKTLVARSVSGGLTGLAPGKSRLSRFLNDPTDLQRLAKARKLRELLRQEMNKEKKRSKAKVCVSEYTLDPSKMTMRDLIYYLPDTNPMTSYLVEEQRENETVLPLTPPREESPERPPTPEAPAEIASQGDEDEDEDDDGVMVPRVKVAEDGSLIIDEESLTVEVLRQKGPNPADDRDPIFERGSTTTYSSFRKGTHVKPWSNKETDMFFLAISMVGTDFSMIGQLFPHRGRTEIKNKFKKEERANSWRIDKAFKEKRRLDHEFFTSLLEKILAAEAKRNKNNKSPTEKIRIKKKIKQKEKKAAKQLSDVEEEGLDAEMDTEEVEGEKENENVSNEGTTLSSAPTPKRKRKSRDGGGESSPEEAKDGKKKKIDLITSDQEEAGVPEDSEAGPPESSKQAEGPVEAAKGPVVIKPAQLSRGRSQRPLPNLGRKWGQRGPEPNTKPNVKDGATPTEEENTEEGLSEEQVDEDASPSVSQKEKKKAGKLSSSEGEEEEANDKPIKPTRYGRIPKKTQLLNYPAKEDGDSPSDSAPTPASDGSPSTMPKSKPATRRAKIKPGPALPGRMGQSTARKSKLVTLRASQSEDEDEDEEEGAWREEPQAEEDTHNPTSPEEENQAPAFIPMSLRSPQPVATEVEETMEEVKGLDISVNVPDVLGISHDAFCPDSSCERAQGGEMGTVPCEHQLDLLVDVIDFLSPDNTEVSEESYNEAARTLLAIGNLTHLSQAAEAFTAGADDIITEERSNEDQLYQMTPQPTDQSQTSTIPSESFRVTEASRIAEDSVPVASSTTASVPVTTTTASIPGSKITACVIITMATASVPVTTTTSSPPVTLTTTASVPVPQSSDTPTLETPPIEEGPLRQMEGTDIGHASKMESGSEVSEGSEQQTTSQSRRSHFPKVKPNLGRAARTTQPKQTTTTLSESPQTTTTLSEPPLEPMLNITTTSEPQPTMHITTEPPLPTESINTESETQPKQRTTTHSKPQTTTTHSKHQPTTNIIPHSEPLPIQKTRIAYSKSQPTLNTTTNTLSKQQSTQSTTKLSQPQPTPSLDQPSPVTFMPIVPESPLTSSEEVKGHDGRKGNTSLSAGGSQSGTSDSDQPKQTGPLTRRARLPKPKPNLGLTAKAATRSAVQVPESRPSPEVQTPEEADEVPMEIQQIHQVVPLCDIIDTTQEEIQQIHQVIPHPPIEGPLKQREGTDIGHASQVESGSEVSEDSEQQTTSQTRSHFPKVKPNLGWAARTTQPKQTTTTLSEPPLDSMLNIITTSEPQPSMIITIEPPLPTESINTESETQPKQRTTTHSKSQPTTNIIPHSGPQPSQRTRVAHSKPQPTLNTTTQSEPLQPTLNSTTNTLSKQQSTQSTSKLSQPHPTSSLEQPGPVTLRPRVLGSPLRSSGEVKGHDCFKENTSSSLSAGGSQSGTSDSDQPKQTGPPTRRARLPKPKPNLGCTAKAATCSVVQVPDVASRPKSDVQRLDTGPCPKVQTPEEADEVPMEIQQIHQVVPLSDIIDTTQEEIQQIHQVILYPPIEEGPLRQREGTDIGHASQVESGSEVSEGSEQHTTSQSRRSHFPKVKPNLGRAARTTQPKQTTTTLSEPTQTTTTLSEPPLDSMLNITTTSEPQPSMIITIEPPLPTESINTESETQPKQRTTTHSKSQPTTNIIPHSGPQPSQRTRVAHSKPQPTLNTTTQSEPLQPTLNSTTNTLSKPQSTESTTILSQPQPTSSLEQPGLRPIVPESPLRSSEDGRKGNTSSSLSAGGSQSGTSDSDQPKQTGPLTRRARLPKPKPNLGCTTKATTRSAVQVPESSPSPEVQTPEEADEVPIEIQQIHQVFPLCDIIDTTQEEIQQIHQVIPHPPIEGPLRQREGTDIGHASQVESGSEVSEGSEQQTTSQTRRSHFPKVKPNLGRAARTTQTKHQQTTTTLSEPPQTTTTLSEPQPIQRTRVAHSKPQPALNTTTQSEPLQPTLNSTTNTLSKQQSTQNTTILSQPQPTSSLEQPGPVTLTPIVSESPLTSSEEVKGHDGRKGNTSLSAGGSQSGTSDSDQPKQTGPLTRRARLPKPKPNLGLTARAATRFAVQVPESRPSPEIQTPEEAVEVPMEIPQIHQVSPLCDIIDTTQHSETSVSTAPLDQAQSDPDEPIFILSLTEIPVLPTGEESGCTSQTLSEPFLFLPDAGAQLQQSSDIVAPGGGLEKGNAGVLCEVPEPMSVDEVLPQPSYTSIKEVESGSTAGPVGVCASAKPSEDSMADAETSEDTHPPKKRKAPERDRRVDKLQVRPNTAVRKQTSCSAPAKEAVSPITPDQTPSLTTTTLDTYHPTASSPLAQPGPSVTGTASRQGVADEPQQGTVGCFDRTETEHKPTGGEDNSSGAESQAARQITPLAMSGPLSRPGRRPRGFLSFMSNKNTSPVAAPPRGTRAAARRPQVNTTRPGGKRAAPAPSTTTRTMPSPSIMHYTTTPTRATRTTTKPDFSARVTQEKPSDALALHSDPQPSTSLCTTDTESFQVPAAQPSASPCVDSGSADEEPINVSQYFFSDIFTEVEENEG; via the exons ATGCTTCGCAGATCCAGGATCAGTGTTCGCCCGAACGTCAGGCCAGCAGGCAGAGGGCCAGCACCAGCATCCTCCCAGGACACTCCACCTTCCCAGGAGGCTGCAGTCTCCCAGGCCTCCGAGGACCTTCCCCAGGCAGGGGGCCAGTGCGTGAAGGACACCACCACAACTGCAGTGCTAGAAGCCTCCACAGAGTCCACCACACCCAGAGA GGATGGAAAAGACCCAAATGGCGAGGCTTCCAGCAGCACCCCCTCTGCCGGTCTTCAAAGGAGGAAGCGGTTCTCTGTCATGCCAAACCTTGCCAAACCCCGGGTGGCCGCCACCCCAGCCCTCACCCGCTCCTCCCCCAGGACCCCCAAGTCCCCTGTAAGAGCGGGCACTGAGACTCCAGCTCCAACCCCTGAGGCTCCAGAGGCCCCCAGCCAGACAGATTCTGGACCCCCACAGGGCATGAGATCCCCAAGGCGGAGGCCCTCTGGAGGTAGTAGGCAGGCCAAAGGACAGCCCAAACCCAGGCCACTGTCCCCAGCTTCCCCAGGCCCTACAACAACCTCTCTGGGGAATGTGGCAGTGGAGAACTCATCCTCGTCACAACAGACCCTGCAGGCAGCAGGCAAAGACTGCATCCAATCAGATCTCCTGAAAAAAACACCAATCATTAAAGTTCCATCCACTCCGTTAGAGATGGTCCCATCGTCCTCCCTTCCAGACAAAGAGGGTATCTCAGTGTCAGAGAGAGCTAAGACTCTGGTCGCCAGGTCTGTGTCTGGTGGGCTCACCGGGCTGGCACCAGGGAAGTCCAGGCTTAGCAGGTTCCTGAATGACCCAACAGACCTACAGAGGCTGGCTAAGGCCCGGAAGCTCAGAGAGCTGCTGAGACAGGAGATGAACAAGGAGAAG AAACGGAGCAAAGCCAAGGTGTGTGTGAGCGAATACACACTAGATCCCTCTAAAATGACCATGAGAGATCTCATCTACTACCTGCCTGATACCAACCCCATGAC GTCTTATCTggtagaggaacagagggagaatGAGACTGTCCTCCCACTCACCCCACCAAGAGAAGA GTCACCTGAAAGACCCCCAACACCGGAGGCCCCAGCTGAGATAGCCAGCCAGGGAGATGAAGATGAAGATGAGGATGACGATGGGGTGATGGTCCCGCGGGTGAAGGTGGCAGAAGACGGCTCTCTGATCATCGATGAGGAGAG tttGACGGTGGAGGTCTTGAGGCAGAAAGGGCCCAACCCAGCTGATGATAGAGACCCCATCTTTGAGCGTGGCTCCACAACCACCTACTCGAGCTTCAGGAAGGGGACACACGTTAAGCCCTGGTCCAACAAAG AGACGGACATGTTCTTCCTGGCCATCAGTATGGTGGGAACAGACTTCTCCATGATTGGACAGCTGTTCCCTCACCGCGGTCGCACCGAGATCAAG AACAAGTtcaagaaagaggagagagcaaacagctggaggataGACAAGGCCTTCA aggaGAAACGCAGGCTGGACCATGAGTTCTTCACTAGTCTCCTGGAGAAGATCTTGGCTGCAGAGGCAAAGAGGAACAAAAATAACAAGTCCCCCACAGAGAAGATACGGATCAAGAAAAAAATCAAACAGAAAG AAAAGAAAGCAGCGAAGCAGCTGAGCGacgtagaggaggaggggttagacGCGGAGATGGAcacagaggaggtggagggagagaaggagaacgaGAACGTCTCTAACGAAGGGACCACGCTTTCTTCCGCTCCCACCCCTAAGAGAAAACGCAAAAGTAGGGATGGTGGAGGAGAGTCCTCTCCTGAAGAAGCAAAGGATGGAAAGAAAAAGAAGATTGACCTAATAACAAGTGATCAAG AAGAGGCTGGTGTACCTGAAGATTCTGAGGCAGGGCCTCCAGAGAG TTCAAAGCAGGCAGAAGGGCCTGTGGAAGCAGCCAAGGGACCTGTGGTGATCAAACCAGCCCAGTTGTCCCGTGGCCGATCCCAGAGACCTCTTCCTAACCTGGGTAGGAAGTGGGGCCAGAGGGGCCCCGAGCCCAATACCAAGCCTAACGTTAAAGATGGGGCCACACCTACAGAGGAGGAGAACACTGAAGAAGGGCTGTCTGAAGAACAG GTAGATGAAGATGCTTCCCCTTCAGTCAGTCAAAAGGAGAAGAAGAAAGCTGGTAAACTCTCTTCatctgagggagaggaggaagaagccAACGATAAACCCATCAAACCCACCAG GTATGGCAGAATACCCAAAAAGACACAGCTCTTGAATTACCCTGCAAAGGAGGATGGGGACTCGCCCTCAGACTCTGCCCCCACTCCCGCCTCAGACGGATCCCCCTCCACCATGCCCAAATCCAAACCAGCTACCAGGAGGGCCAAAATCAAACCTGGCCCAGCCCTGCCAGGTAGGATGGGCCAATCAACTGCTAGGAAATCCAAGCTGGTCACCCTCAGGGCATCCCAGTCTGAAgatgaggatgaagatgaggaagaaggagcatggagagaggagccgcAGGCCGAGGAGGACACCCACAATCCCACAAGCCCAGAGGAGGAGAATCAGGCACCTGCGTTCATCCCCATGAGCCTTCGCTCGCCACAACCTGTCGCCACAGAGGTTGAGGAGACCATGGAGGAGGTGAAAGGG CTCGATATCTCCGTCAACGTGCCTGATGTCCTGGGTATTTCCCATGATGCATTCTGCCCTGACTCGTCATGCGAGCGGGCACAGGGTGGTGAAATGGGCACAGTGCCCTGTGAACATCAGTTGGACCTGTTAGTA GACGTGATAGACTTCCTGTCTCCAGATAACACGGAAG TATCTGAGGAGAGCTACAACGAGGCAGCTAGAACCCTTCTGGCCATCGGCAACCTCACCCACCTGTCTCAGGCGGCTGAGGCCTTCACTGCCGGAGCAGATGATATCATCACGGAAGAACGTTCCAATGAGGACCAACTGTACCAGATGACACCACAGCCCACTGACCAATCACAAACTAGCACCATTCCTTCTGAATCCTTTAGGGTCACTGAGGCATCACGAATCGCTGAGGATTCTGTACCTGTTGCCTCGTCAACAACAGCCTCTGTCCCTGTCACCACGACAACAGCCTCTATCCCAGGCTCCAAAATAACAGCCTGTGTCATAATTACCATGGCAACAGCCTCAGTCCCAGTCACCACGACAACATCTTCTCCTCCAGTCACCTTGACAACAACGGCATCTGTCCCAGTGCCTCAGAGCAGTGATACGCCCACTCTAGAAACTCCACCCATAGAGGAGGGGCCTCTCAGACAGATGGAGGGGACTGATATTGGACACGCCTCCAAGATGGAATCAGGTTCTGAAGTGTCAGAGGGCTCAGAGCAACAGACAACCTCACAGAGCAGGAGGAGCCACTTCCCTAAGGTCAAACCCAACCTGGGACGGGCTGCCAGGACCACACAACCCAAACAGACGACCACCACACTGTCAGAATCACCACAGACTACCACCACACTCTCTGAACCACCACTTGAGCCTATGCTGAATATCACCACAACCTCAGAACCACAGCCTACCATGCATATCACCACAGAACCACCACTGCCTACTGAGAGTATTAACACAGAGTCAGAAACACAGCCCAAACAGAGAACTACCACACACTCAAAACCACAAACCACCACCACACACTCCAAGCACCAGCCCACCACAAATATTATCCCACACTCAGAACCACTGCCCATTCAGAAAACCAGAATAGCGTATTCAAAATCACAGCCTACATTGAATACCACCACAAACACACTCTCAAAACAACAATCTACACAGAGTACCACCAAACTCTCACAACCACAGCCCACCCCGAGCCTTGATCAGCCAAGTCCAGTTACATTCATGCCCATagtcccagagtcacctctgacGTCATCAGAAGAGGTGAAAGGTCACGATGGCCGTAAGGGAAATACTTCCCTCAGTGCTGGAGGGTCCCAGTCAGGGACATCAGACTCAGACCAGCCCAAACAGACAGGTCCTCTAACCCGTAGGGCCCGTTTACCTAAACCCAAACCCAACTTGGGTCTCACCGCCAAAGCCGCTACGCGCTCTGCAGTCCAGGTACCAGAAAGCAGGCCAAGCCCTGAAGTCCAGACACCAGAGGAAGCTGATGAGGTTCCCATGGAAATACAACAGATCCACCAAGTCGTCCCCCTTTGTGACATCATCGATACTACCCAG GAGGAAATACAACAGATTCACCAAGTCATCCCTCATCCACCCATAGAGGGGCCTCTCAAACAGAGGGAGGGGACTGATATTGGACACGCGTCTCAGGTGGAATCAGGTTCTGAAGTGTCAGAGGACTCAGAGCAACAGACAACCTCACAGACCAGGAGCCACTTCCCTAAGGTCAAACCCAATCTGGGATGGGCTGCCAGGACCACACAACCCAAACAGACTACCACCACACTGTCAGAACCACCACTAGATTCTATGCTGAATATCATCACAACCTCAGAACCACAGCCTTCCATGATTATCACCATAGAGCCACCACTGCCTACTGAGAGTATTAACACAGAGTCAGAAACACAGCCCAAACAGAGAACTACCACACACTCAAAATCACAACCCACCACAAATATCATCCCACACTCAGGACCACAGCCCAGTCAGAGAACCAGAGTAGCGCATTCAAAACCACAGCCTACATTGAATACCACCACACAGTCAGAACCACTCCAGCCCACACTAAATTCCACCACAAACACACTCTCAAAACAACAATCAACACAGAGTACCAGCAAACTCTCACAACCACATCCCACCTCAAGCCTTGAGCAGCCAGGTCCAGTTACACTCAGACCCAGAGTCCTAGGGTCACCTCTGAGGTCATCAGGAGAGGTGAAAGGTCACGATTGCTTCAAGGAAAATACTTCCTCTTCCCTCAGTGCTGGAGGGTCCCAGTCAGGGACATCAGACTCAGACCAGCCCAAACAGACAGGTCCCCCAACCCGCAGGGCCCGTTTACCTAAACCCAAACCCAACTTGGGTTGCACCGCCAAAGCCGCTACATGCTCTGTAGTCCAGGTACCAGATGTGGCTTCCAGACCCAAATCTGACGTCCAGAGACTAGATACTGGACCCTGCCCTAAAGTCCAGACACCAGAGGAAGCTGATGAGGTTCCCATGGAAATACAACAGATCCACCAAGTCGTCCCCCTTTCTGACATCATCGATACTACCCAG GAGGAAATACAACAGATTCACCAAGTCATCCTTTATCCACCCATAGAGGAGGGGCCtctcagacagagggaggggactGATATTGGACACGCCTCTCAGGTGGAATCAGGTTCTGAAGTGTCAGAGGGCTCAGAGCAACATACAACCTCACAGAGCAGGAGGAGCCACTTCCCTAAGGTCAAACCCAACCTGGGACGGGCTGCCAGGACCACACAACCCAAACAGACGACCACTACACTGTCAGAACCAACACAGACTACCACCACACTGTCAGAACCACCACTAGATTCTATGCTGAATATCACCACAACCTCAGAACCACAGCCTTCCATGATTATCACCATAGAGCCACCACTGCCTACTGAGAGTATTAACACAGAGTCAGAAACACAGCCCAAACAGAGAACTACCACACACTCAAAATCACAACCCACCACAAATATCATCCCACACTCAGGACCACAGCCCAGTCAGAGAACCAGAGTAGCGCATTCAAAACCACAGCCTACATTGAATACCACCACACAGTCAGAACCACTCCAGCCCACACTAAATTCCACCACAAACACACTCTCAAAACCACAATCAACAGAGAGTACCACCATACTCTCACAACCACAGCCCACCTCAAGCCTTGAGCAGCCAGGTCTCAGACCCATagtcccagagtcacctctgagGTCATCAGAAGATGGCCGTAAGGGAAATACTTCCTCTTCCCTCAGTGCTGGAGGGTCCCAGTCAGGGACATCAGACTCAGACCAGCCCAAACAGACAGGTCCTCTAACCCGTAGGGCCCGTTTACCTAAACCCAAACCCAACTTGGGTTGCACCACCAAAGCCACTACACGCTCTGCAGTCCAGGTACCAGAAAGCAGCCCAAGCCCTGAAGTCCAGACACCAGAGGAAGCTGATGAGGTTCCCATTGAAATACAACAGATCCACCAAGTCTTCCCCCTTTGTGACATCATCGATACTACCCAG GAGGAAATACAACAGATTCACCAAGTCATCCCTCATCCACCCATAGAGGGGCCtctcagacagagggaggggactGATATTGGACACGCCTCTCAGGTAGAATCAGGTTCTGAAGTGTCAGAGGGCTCAGAGCAACAGACAACCTCACAGACCAGGAGGAGCCACTTCCCTAAGGTCAAACCCAACCTGGGACGGGCTGCTAGGACCACACAAACCAAACACCAACAGACTACCACCACACTGTCAGAACCACCACAGACTACCACCACACTCTCAGAACCACAGCCCATTCAGAGAACCAGAGTAGCGCATTCAAAACCACAGCCTGCATTGAATACCACCACACAGTCAGAACCACTCCAGCCCACACTAAATTCCACCACAAACACACTCTCAAAACAACAATCCACACAGAATACCACCATACTCTCACAACCACAGCCCACCTCAAGCCTTGAGCAGCCAGGTCCAGTTACACTCACACCCATAGTCTCAGAGTCACCTCTGACGTCATCAGAAGAGGTGAAAGGTCACGATGGCCGTAAGGGAAATACTTCCCTCAGTGCTGGAGGGTCCCAGTCAGGGACATCAGACTCAGACCAGCCCAAACAGACAGGTCCTCTAACCCGTAGGGCCCGTTTACCTAAACCCAAACCCAACTTGGGTCTCACCGCCAGAGCCGCTACGCGCTTTGCAGTCCAGGTACCAGAAAGCAGGCCAAGCCCTGAAATCCAGACACCAGAGGAAGCTGTTGAGGTTCCCATGGAAATCCCACAGATCCACCAAGTCTCCCCCCTTTGTGACATCATCGATACGACCCAG CACTCAGAAACGTCTGTGTCGACTGCTCCGTTGGACCAGGCCCAGTCAGACCCGGATGAGCCTATATTCATCCTCTCCCTGACTGAAATCCCAGTGCTCCCCACAGGGGAGGAGAGTGGCTGCACATCCCAGACCCTCTCTGAGCCTTTCCTTTTTCTACCAGACGCAGGCGCTCAACTGCAGCAGAG caGTGATATTGTTGCCCCCGGAGGTGGTTTGGAGAAAGGGAATGCTGGTGTCCTCTGTGAAGTCCCTGAGCCTATGTCAGTGGATGAGGTCCTTCCTCAACCCTCATACACCAGTATCAAGGAAGTGGAGTCTGGCTCCACGGCGGGTCCAGTAGGTGTGTGTGCCTCGGCCAAACCCTCAGAAGACTCCATGGCTGATGCAGAGACTAGTGAGGACACGCATCCTCCTAAGAAGAGGAAagcgccagagagagacaggagag TAGACAAACTGCAGGTGAGACCTAACACTGCAGTAAGGAAACAGACCAGTTGTTCGGCCCCTGCCAAGGAGGCTGTGTCACCCATTACCCCAGACCAGACACCCTCTTTGACCACTACCACCCTAGACACTTACCACCCCACTGCCTCCAGTCCCCTGGCCCAGCCAGGCCCCTCCGTCACGGGAACTGCATCACGACAGGGGGTGGCTGATGAGCCACAGCAGGGGACTGTGGGCTGTTTCGATCGTACAGAGACCGAGCACAAGCCGACTGGAGGGGAGGACAATAGTTCAGGGGCGGAGTCTCAGGCTGCCCGTCAAATTACACCGCTGGCTATGAGTGGCCCCTTGAGCAG GCCTGGTAGGAGACCCAGAGGATTCCTGTCTTTCATGTCCAATAAGAACACCTCCCCTGTAGCTGCCCCCCCCCGAGGTACCAGAGCAGCCGCTCGGAGGCCCCAGGTCAACACCACCCGCCCAGGGGGGAAACGGGCTGCTCCTGCACCTTCCACCACAACCAGAACCATGCCTTCACCTTCCATAATGCATTACACCACCACCCCCACTAGGGCCACCAGAACCACCACTAAGCCAGATTTTTCCGCCAGGGTGACTCAGGAAAAACCCTCTGATGCCCTGGCCTTACACTCAGACCCACAGCCCAGTACTTCCCTGTGTACTACAGATACTGAG tcCTTTCAGGTGCCAGCCGCCCAGCCCAGTGCGTCTCCCTGTGTGGACAGTGGTTCAGCAGACGAGGAACCCATCAACGTGTCCCAGTACTTCTTCAGTGACATCTTCACCGAGGTCGAGGAGAATGAGGGATGA